One Kitasatospora sp. MAP12-44 DNA segment encodes these proteins:
- the moaA gene encoding GTP 3',8-cyclase MoaA: MHSAPAPLVDRFGRVHTDLRISLTDRCNLRCTYCMPAEGLNWLPKAEVLTDDEIVRLAGIAVRDLGIASVRLTGGEPLLRRGLPELVARLTALGVELSLTTNGIGLARTAAALKAAGLHRVNVSLDTLRPERYREITRRDRIRDVFEGLAAARAAGLAPVKINAVPVRGVNDDEILDLVEFAADHGYRMRFIESMPLDAQGAWDRGKMISADELLAILATRWELVPVDRAPAAEDAQRPARRGTPPAEEWRIAGTDTVVGVIASVTRPFCGGCDRVRLTADGQLRNCLFATEESDLRALLRGGADDHAVEQAWRNTIARKGPGHDINSAAFKQPDRPMSAIGG, translated from the coding sequence ATGCACAGCGCACCTGCCCCGTTGGTCGACCGCTTCGGCCGGGTCCACACCGATCTGCGGATCTCCCTGACCGACCGCTGCAACCTGCGGTGCACCTACTGCATGCCCGCCGAGGGCCTGAACTGGCTCCCCAAGGCCGAGGTGCTCACCGACGACGAGATCGTCCGGCTGGCCGGGATCGCGGTGCGCGACCTCGGCATCGCCTCGGTCCGCCTGACCGGTGGCGAGCCGCTGCTGCGCCGCGGACTGCCGGAGCTGGTGGCCCGGCTCACCGCGCTCGGCGTGGAGCTCTCACTGACCACCAACGGCATCGGCCTGGCCCGCACCGCGGCTGCTCTCAAGGCGGCCGGGCTGCACCGGGTGAACGTCAGCCTCGACACGCTGCGCCCCGAGCGCTACCGCGAGATCACCCGTCGTGACCGGATCCGGGACGTCTTCGAGGGCCTGGCCGCCGCCCGGGCCGCCGGCCTGGCGCCGGTCAAGATCAACGCCGTCCCGGTGCGCGGGGTCAACGACGACGAGATCCTCGACCTGGTCGAGTTCGCGGCCGACCACGGCTACCGGATGCGCTTCATCGAGTCGATGCCACTGGACGCCCAAGGGGCCTGGGACCGCGGCAAGATGATCTCCGCGGATGAGCTGCTGGCGATCCTCGCCACCCGCTGGGAGCTCGTCCCGGTCGATCGCGCGCCCGCCGCCGAGGACGCCCAGCGCCCGGCCCGCCGGGGCACGCCGCCCGCCGAGGAGTGGCGGATCGCCGGCACCGACACCGTGGTCGGCGTGATCGCCTCGGTCACCCGTCCGTTCTGCGGCGGCTGCGACCGGGTCCGCCTCACCGCCGACGGCCAGCTGCGCAACTGCCTGTTCGCCACCGAGGAGTCGGACCTGCGCGCCCTGCTGCGCGGCGGCGCCGACGACCACGCCGTCGAACAGGCCTGGCGCAACACCATCGCCCGCAAGGGCCCGGGCCATGACATCAACTCGGCCGCCTTCAAGCAGCCCGACCGCCCGATGTCCGCCATCGGCGGCTGA
- a CDS encoding SpoIIE family protein phosphatase, whose amino-acid sequence MATEPDPQGPTTAAPPAPPAQGARRPGRRGPGVPMGRIGAAAPVPPAQGLPTRSGESTPDWLEPAMAANGIGSFDWDIRRDLVEGDQRACTILGLTGGSGFDRTSAGFLALLHPEDAPVVRRRIERAVAELGQCGAYYRTLLPGGELHAVRFRGRVLADAFGRPSRMVGFVWDATAELHKRADAGRQAALREERSRFIKEAARALSEAVTVRDVARVFTELPLPGLPPDGLVLASLETGRLKILGASGYRQEDMTGFDRSPINPHHPAAEAIRNRVPVFLASRAEYQERYPLAWPRAAETGRGAWVFLPLVASGRASGVCMVSFDDSRSLDADERTLLSTLGGLVAQSLARARLHDAEHELAAGLQRVMLPRTVPAVPGVSTAVRYLPAGSGLQIGGDWYDVVPLPGGHVGLVIGDVQGHDVHAAGIMGQLRIALRAYAAEGHPPAAVMARASRFLADLDTDHFATCTYAEVNVDYGVVYAVRAGHLEPVVRRADGSSTVQTVVGGLPLGVSPDQEYQVTRFSLDPGETVVLCTDGLVESRTMDLDTGMARLCDAVSGELAPRRAGSPDPLEDLADTIASLAADASEREDDIALLLLRWDGPEGGLAAQQLRRRIGQADLARVSELRGELRDALRRWGVAELIDTAELLASELVTNAIRHTDRDAMFTARLYREDGREPRLRIEVEDESDLWPQRRTPGEQASSGRGLMLVEALADAWGVEPRGSGKRMWFELTAEV is encoded by the coding sequence ATGGCGACTGAGCCCGATCCCCAGGGGCCCACCACGGCCGCACCGCCCGCTCCGCCCGCGCAGGGCGCCCGCCGGCCAGGCCGGCGCGGCCCAGGCGTGCCGATGGGCCGGATCGGCGCCGCGGCGCCCGTCCCACCGGCCCAGGGCCTGCCCACCCGCAGCGGCGAGTCCACCCCCGACTGGCTCGAACCCGCGATGGCCGCCAACGGCATCGGCTCGTTCGACTGGGACATCCGCCGCGACCTGGTCGAGGGCGACCAGCGGGCCTGCACGATCCTGGGCCTGACCGGCGGCAGCGGCTTCGACCGCACCTCGGCCGGCTTCCTGGCGCTGCTGCACCCCGAGGACGCCCCGGTGGTGCGCCGCCGGATCGAACGCGCGGTGGCCGAGCTGGGCCAGTGCGGCGCCTACTACCGCACACTGCTGCCCGGCGGTGAGCTGCACGCGGTGCGGTTCCGCGGCCGGGTGCTGGCCGACGCCTTCGGGCGGCCGTCCCGGATGGTCGGCTTCGTCTGGGACGCCACCGCCGAACTGCACAAGCGCGCCGACGCGGGCCGGCAGGCCGCGCTGCGCGAGGAGCGCTCGCGCTTCATCAAGGAGGCCGCCCGGGCGCTCTCCGAGGCCGTCACCGTGCGTGACGTGGCCCGGGTCTTCACCGAGCTGCCGCTGCCCGGCCTGCCGCCGGACGGCCTGGTGCTGGCCTCGCTGGAGACCGGCCGGCTAAAGATCCTGGGCGCCAGCGGCTACCGCCAGGAGGACATGACCGGCTTCGACCGCTCCCCGATCAATCCGCACCACCCGGCCGCCGAGGCGATCCGCAACCGGGTCCCGGTCTTCCTGGCCAGCCGCGCCGAGTACCAGGAGCGCTACCCGCTGGCCTGGCCGCGGGCGGCCGAGACCGGCCGCGGCGCCTGGGTCTTCCTGCCGCTGGTCGCCAGCGGACGGGCCTCGGGCGTCTGCATGGTCAGCTTCGACGACTCGCGCTCGCTGGACGCCGACGAGCGCACGCTGCTCTCCACCCTGGGCGGCCTGGTCGCCCAGTCGCTGGCCAGGGCCCGACTGCACGACGCCGAGCACGAGCTGGCGGCCGGCCTGCAGCGGGTGATGCTGCCGCGCACCGTCCCGGCGGTGCCCGGGGTGAGCACCGCGGTGCGGTATCTGCCGGCCGGCTCGGGGCTGCAGATCGGCGGCGACTGGTACGACGTCGTCCCGCTGCCCGGCGGGCACGTCGGGCTGGTGATCGGCGACGTCCAGGGGCACGATGTGCACGCGGCCGGGATCATGGGCCAGCTGCGGATCGCGCTGCGCGCCTACGCGGCCGAGGGCCACCCGCCGGCCGCCGTGATGGCCCGGGCCTCGCGCTTCCTGGCCGACCTGGACACCGACCACTTCGCCACCTGCACCTACGCCGAGGTGAACGTCGACTACGGCGTGGTCTACGCGGTGCGGGCCGGTCACCTGGAGCCGGTGGTGCGCCGGGCCGACGGCAGCAGCACCGTGCAGACGGTGGTCGGCGGGCTACCGCTGGGCGTCTCGCCGGACCAGGAGTACCAGGTCACCCGGTTCAGCCTCGATCCCGGCGAGACCGTGGTGCTCTGCACGGACGGCCTGGTGGAGTCCCGCACGATGGACCTGGACACCGGCATGGCGCGGCTGTGCGACGCGGTCAGCGGGGAGCTCGCGCCGCGCCGCGCGGGCAGCCCCGACCCGTTGGAGGACCTGGCCGACACGATCGCCTCGCTGGCCGCCGACGCCTCGGAGCGCGAGGACGACATAGCGCTGCTGCTGCTGCGCTGGGACGGCCCGGAGGGCGGGTTGGCCGCCCAGCAGCTGCGCCGCCGGATCGGCCAGGCCGACCTGGCCCGGGTCTCCGAGCTGCGCGGCGAGCTGCGCGATGCGCTGCGCCGCTGGGGCGTGGCGGAGCTGATCGACACCGCCGAGCTGCTCGCCTCCGAGCTGGTCACCAATGCGATCCGGCACACCGACCGGGACGCGATGTTCACCGCGCGGCTCTACCGCGAGGACGGCCGCGAGCCCCGGCTGCGGATCGAGGTGGAGGACGAGTCGGACCTCTGGCCGCAGCGCCGCACCCCGGGCGAGCAGGCGTCCTCCGGCCGCGGGCTGATGCTGGTCGAGGCGCTGGCCGACGCCTGGGGCGTGGAGCCGCGCGGGTCCGGCAAGCGGATGTGGTTCGAGCTGACGGCCGAGGTCTGA
- a CDS encoding DUF2637 domain-containing protein: protein MRLSDIPLGWAIAGVVALVLLAVLVTFLRTRGAATARGADSWERTEERRRRTESLYGAASYLLLFCCAAVAAALSFHGLVGFGVQNLGLSGGWEYLVPFGLDGAAMFCSVLAVREASHGDAALGSRLLVWVFAGASAWFNWVHAPRGFGHAGSPQFFAGMSLSAAVLFDRALKQTRRAALREQGLVARPLPQIRIVRWLRAPVETYAAWSLMLLEGVRSLDEAVEEVRDTKREAVATRERQRLASRRERAEIRAISRQHGGWGRSRAAAATGRQLEPGSAEPAIPPGPLAESAAPPGLPARTAPRAIDLTTDDTTMTLPRLDSLEQKLKDLENQFS from the coding sequence ATGAGACTGTCGGACATACCGCTGGGCTGGGCCATCGCGGGCGTTGTCGCGCTCGTCCTGCTCGCCGTCCTGGTGACCTTCCTGCGCACCCGGGGGGCGGCCACCGCCCGCGGCGCGGACTCCTGGGAGCGGACCGAGGAGCGCCGGCGCCGTACCGAGTCGCTCTACGGCGCGGCCTCCTACCTGCTGCTGTTCTGCTGCGCCGCCGTCGCCGCCGCGCTCTCCTTCCACGGCCTGGTCGGCTTCGGGGTGCAGAACCTCGGCCTCTCCGGCGGCTGGGAGTACCTGGTCCCGTTCGGGCTGGACGGCGCGGCGATGTTCTGCTCGGTGCTGGCCGTCCGGGAGGCCAGCCACGGTGACGCCGCGCTCGGCTCACGGCTGCTGGTCTGGGTCTTCGCCGGGGCCTCCGCGTGGTTCAACTGGGTCCACGCACCAAGGGGGTTCGGGCACGCCGGCTCCCCGCAGTTCTTCGCGGGGATGTCGCTCTCGGCCGCCGTCCTGTTCGACCGGGCGCTCAAGCAGACCCGCCGGGCGGCCCTGCGCGAACAGGGCCTGGTCGCCAGGCCGCTGCCGCAGATCCGGATCGTCCGCTGGCTGCGCGCACCGGTCGAGACGTACGCGGCCTGGTCGCTGATGCTGCTCGAAGGCGTCCGCAGCCTGGACGAGGCGGTCGAGGAGGTGCGCGACACCAAGCGCGAGGCGGTGGCCACCCGCGAACGCCAGCGGCTGGCCAGCCGGCGCGAGCGGGCCGAGATCCGGGCGATCAGCCGCCAGCACGGCGGTTGGGGCCGGTCGCGGGCGGCCGCCGCAACCGGCCGTCAGCTGGAGCCGGGCAGTGCGGAGCCCGCGATACCCCCCGGTCCGCTCGCCGAGTCCGCGGCGCCGCCCGGGCTGCCCGCCCGGACCGCGCCGCGGGCGATCGACCTGACCACCGACGACACGACCATGACGCTGCCCAGGCTTGACTCCCTGGAGCAGAAGCTCAAGGACCTGGAGAACCAGTTCAGCTGA
- a CDS encoding alpha/beta hydrolase-fold protein, which yields MLALTGLPIQIVASLLAVAAFVATMWLWPRLGRRSWKALLGRIGAFFATQLMVIVAMGLIANSYFGFYSTWTDLLGTAGGPGTVVQHTPSNAISVTGEQKVYSSQGSAQDRSGLIQQVTVTGAHSGLSNSAFVYLPPQYFQPSYAKHQFPMALVLSGYPGTAEKLITLMKWPNSTLAAIDSKQLQPTILVMMRPSPDASASRDTECMDVPHGPQVETFFTDDLPKAMTAGYRIAPQASAHAVMGDSTGGYCALKFALRKPDAYGAAVALSADYAVSNDPTTGDLYGGSAELKQQNDLLWRLHNEPAPAVSLLLATSYNEDNYKATQAMVAAFKAPTKLATITLDSGGHNFHTWNREIPPALAWLGQQLVVPQTA from the coding sequence ATGCTCGCGCTGACCGGACTTCCGATCCAGATCGTGGCCAGCCTGCTGGCCGTCGCCGCCTTCGTGGCCACCATGTGGCTGTGGCCCCGGCTTGGCAGGCGGTCGTGGAAGGCGCTGCTCGGCCGGATCGGCGCGTTCTTCGCCACCCAGCTGATGGTGATCGTCGCGATGGGGCTGATCGCCAACTCCTACTTCGGCTTCTACAGCACCTGGACCGACCTGCTCGGCACGGCCGGCGGCCCGGGCACCGTGGTGCAGCACACCCCGAGCAACGCCATCTCCGTCACCGGCGAGCAGAAGGTCTACTCCTCGCAGGGCTCCGCCCAGGACCGCTCGGGGCTGATCCAGCAGGTCACGGTGACCGGCGCGCACTCCGGTCTGAGCAACTCGGCGTTCGTCTACCTGCCCCCGCAGTACTTCCAGCCGAGCTACGCCAAGCACCAGTTCCCGATGGCGCTGGTGCTCTCCGGCTACCCGGGCACCGCCGAGAAGCTGATCACCCTGATGAAGTGGCCGAACAGCACGCTGGCCGCGATCGACTCCAAGCAGCTGCAGCCGACCATCCTGGTGATGATGCGCCCCTCGCCGGACGCCAGCGCCAGCCGGGACACCGAGTGCATGGACGTCCCGCACGGCCCGCAGGTGGAGACCTTCTTCACCGACGACCTCCCGAAGGCGATGACCGCCGGCTACCGGATCGCGCCGCAGGCCTCGGCCCACGCGGTCATGGGCGACTCCACCGGCGGCTACTGCGCGCTGAAGTTCGCGCTGCGCAAGCCGGACGCCTACGGCGCGGCGGTGGCGCTCTCCGCCGACTACGCGGTCTCCAACGACCCGACCACCGGCGACCTGTACGGCGGCAGCGCCGAGCTCAAGCAGCAGAACGACCTGCTCTGGCGCCTGCACAACGAGCCCGCCCCGGCGGTCTCGCTGCTGCTCGCCACCAGCTACAACGAGGACAACTACAAGGCCACCCAGGCCATGGTGGCCGCCTTCAAGGCCCCCACCAAGCTCGCCACCATCACCCTGGACAGCGGCGGCCACAACTTCCACACCTGGAACCGCGAGATCCCCCCGGCGCTGGCCTGGCTCGGCCAGCAGCTGGTGGTCCCGCAGACCGCCTGA
- a CDS encoding nucleotidyltransferase family protein, producing MADPSPSPSPSPLPSPAPAAAAAAAAVAGLVLAAGGGRRLGGRPKALLPFRGRPLVEHAVDVLREGGCGPLLVVLGAAREQVLATAELAGCTTVANPDWAEGMGGSLRAGLAALPAGCSAVLVSLVDTPGVTPAAVARLLAAHREGAALAAAGYDGKRGHPVLIGAEYFAEAAAGARGDAGARALLAAHQDRLRLVECADVAVPDDLDTPADLDRWSAG from the coding sequence ATGGCCGACCCCTCGCCCTCGCCCTCGCCCTCGCCCCTGCCCTCACCCGCTCCCGCTGCCGCTGCCGCTGCCGCTGCCGTCGCCGGACTCGTGCTGGCGGCGGGCGGTGGACGCCGACTGGGCGGTCGGCCGAAGGCGCTGCTGCCGTTCCGCGGCCGTCCGCTGGTCGAGCACGCCGTGGACGTGCTGCGCGAGGGCGGCTGCGGGCCGCTGCTCGTGGTGCTCGGCGCCGCCCGCGAACAGGTGCTGGCCACCGCCGAGTTGGCCGGCTGCACCACGGTCGCCAACCCCGACTGGGCGGAGGGCATGGGCGGTTCGCTGCGGGCCGGGCTGGCCGCGCTGCCGGCCGGCTGCTCGGCGGTGCTGGTCTCGCTGGTGGACACCCCGGGCGTCACCCCGGCCGCCGTCGCGCGCCTGCTGGCCGCCCATCGCGAGGGGGCCGCGCTGGCCGCCGCCGGGTACGACGGCAAGCGCGGGCACCCGGTGCTGATCGGCGCCGAGTACTTCGCCGAGGCGGCCGCCGGCGCGCGCGGCGACGCGGGTGCGCGGGCTCTGCTGGCCGCCCACCAGGACCGGCTGCGGCTGGTCGAGTGCGCCGATGTCGCGGTGCCCGACGATCTCGACACCCCGGCCGATCTCGACCGCTGGTCGGCGGGTTGA
- a CDS encoding urease subunit alpha → MTAISPHDYISVHGPRTGDRVRLGDSGLIVRVESDSQAPGDEFLAGFGKTARDGMALKAAAVRDTCDVVISNVLVIDAVQGIRKTSIGLIDGRIASIGRAGNPDTLSGVDVVVGTGTTIVSGEGMIATAGSIDTHVHLLSPRIMEASLAAGVTTIIGQEFGPVWGVGVNSPWALRHAFNAFDAWPVNIGFLGRGSSSDPAPLIEALTEGGASGFKVHEDMGAHTRALDTALRVAEQYDVQVALHTDGLNECLSVEDTLAVLEGRTIHAFHIEGCGGGHVPNVLKMAGVANVIGSSTNPTLPFGRDALAEASGMIVSAHDLKLDLPGDAAMARDRIRAGTMGAEGVLHDLGMIGITSSDAQGMGRAGETVRRTFAMAGKMKAELGPLDGTGSYGTIESGDDNERVLRYIAKLTINPAIAHGLAHEVGSIEVGKLADIVLWRPDHFGAKPQLVLKAGFPAYGVTGDPNASTDRCEPLVLGPQFGAHGATAADISVAFVSQAAADASYLDQMADQLPTRRRRVGVRNTRGIGPRDMVRNARTGEVKVEAATGLVSLDGSPIRSEPAESVSLSRLYFL, encoded by the coding sequence ATGACCGCCATCAGCCCGCACGACTACATCTCGGTCCACGGTCCGCGCACCGGCGACCGGGTGCGGCTGGGCGACTCCGGCCTGATCGTCCGCGTCGAGTCCGACTCCCAGGCACCCGGCGACGAGTTCCTCGCCGGCTTCGGCAAGACCGCCCGCGACGGCATGGCCCTCAAAGCCGCCGCCGTCCGCGACACCTGCGACGTCGTGATCAGCAACGTCCTGGTCATCGACGCGGTCCAGGGCATCCGCAAGACCTCGATCGGCCTGATCGACGGCCGGATCGCCTCCATCGGCCGCGCTGGCAACCCCGACACCCTCTCCGGCGTCGACGTGGTCGTCGGCACCGGCACCACCATCGTCTCCGGCGAAGGCATGATCGCCACCGCCGGCTCCATCGACACCCACGTCCACCTGCTCTCCCCCCGCATCATGGAAGCCTCCCTGGCCGCCGGCGTCACCACCATCATCGGCCAGGAATTCGGCCCCGTCTGGGGCGTCGGCGTCAACTCCCCCTGGGCACTGCGCCACGCCTTCAACGCCTTCGACGCCTGGCCCGTCAACATCGGCTTCCTCGGTCGCGGTTCCTCCTCCGACCCCGCGCCCCTGATCGAAGCACTCACCGAAGGCGGCGCCAGCGGCTTCAAGGTGCACGAGGACATGGGCGCCCACACCCGCGCCCTGGACACCGCGCTGCGGGTGGCCGAGCAGTACGACGTCCAAGTCGCCCTGCACACCGACGGGTTGAACGAGTGCCTGTCAGTCGAGGACACCCTCGCGGTGCTGGAGGGCCGCACCATCCACGCCTTCCACATCGAAGGCTGCGGCGGCGGACACGTCCCCAACGTGCTCAAGATGGCCGGCGTCGCCAACGTCATCGGCTCCTCCACCAACCCCACCCTCCCCTTCGGCCGCGACGCCCTCGCCGAGGCCTCCGGCATGATCGTCTCCGCCCACGACCTCAAGCTCGACCTGCCCGGCGACGCGGCGATGGCCCGCGACCGGATCCGGGCCGGCACGATGGGCGCCGAAGGCGTGCTGCACGACCTCGGCATGATCGGCATCACCTCCTCCGACGCCCAGGGCATGGGCCGAGCAGGCGAAACCGTCCGCCGCACCTTCGCCATGGCCGGCAAGATGAAAGCCGAACTCGGCCCCCTGGACGGCACCGGCTCCTACGGCACCATCGAGAGCGGTGACGACAACGAGCGAGTGCTGCGCTACATCGCCAAGCTCACCATCAACCCCGCCATCGCCCACGGACTCGCCCACGAGGTCGGCTCCATCGAGGTCGGCAAACTCGCCGACATCGTGCTCTGGCGCCCCGACCACTTCGGCGCCAAACCGCAGCTGGTCCTGAAGGCCGGCTTCCCCGCGTACGGCGTCACCGGCGACCCCAACGCCTCCACCGACCGCTGCGAACCCCTGGTCCTCGGCCCGCAGTTCGGCGCCCACGGCGCTACGGCCGCCGACATCTCGGTCGCCTTCGTCTCCCAAGCTGCGGCCGATGCCTCGTACTTGGACCAGATGGCCGACCAACTCCCCACCCGGCGACGGCGCGTGGGCGTCCGCAACACCCGCGGCATCGG
- a CDS encoding urease subunit gamma, with the protein MRLTPTERDRLLIFTAAELARARRARGVRLNVPEATALIADTVCEAARDGRRLAEAIEAGRSVLSAEDVLPGVADVVTVIQVEAVFDDGTRLAVVNDPFRGGGSLGDGGPGAALPGDGAGYDPTEETVVLSVHNTSSVPISVTSHFHFFESNPRLAFDRSAAYGTRLAVPAGSSVRFDPGAVVEVGLVPIGGDRIAIGFAGLVDGPLDAPGAREAALAKARATGYLTSFDNPEVAE; encoded by the coding sequence GTGCGACTCACCCCCACCGAACGGGATCGGCTGCTGATCTTCACAGCCGCCGAGCTGGCCCGCGCCCGCCGCGCCCGGGGCGTTCGACTCAACGTCCCCGAGGCCACCGCGCTGATCGCGGACACCGTCTGCGAGGCCGCCCGCGACGGGCGCCGCCTGGCCGAGGCCATCGAGGCCGGGCGCAGCGTGCTGAGCGCGGAGGATGTGCTGCCGGGGGTGGCGGATGTGGTGACCGTGATCCAGGTGGAGGCGGTCTTCGACGACGGCACCCGCCTTGCGGTGGTCAACGACCCGTTCCGGGGCGGCGGTTCGCTGGGCGACGGCGGCCCCGGCGCGGCGCTGCCCGGCGACGGCGCGGGCTACGACCCGACCGAGGAGACGGTGGTGCTGTCCGTGCACAACACCTCATCGGTGCCGATCTCGGTCACCTCGCACTTCCACTTCTTCGAGTCCAACCCCCGGCTGGCCTTCGACCGTTCGGCGGCCTACGGCACCCGGCTGGCCGTCCCGGCCGGCTCCTCGGTGCGCTTCGACCCCGGCGCGGTGGTCGAGGTCGGCCTGGTGCCGATCGGCGGCGACCGCATCGCCATCGGCTTCGCCGGCCTGGTCGACGGCCCCCTCGACGCACCCGGCGCCCGCGAGGCCGCCCTCGCCAAGGCCCGCGCCACCGGCTACCTGACCAGCTTCGACAACCCGGAGGTCGCGGAATGA
- a CDS encoding ATP-binding protein → MDSQARFPEGAFRIEGGRRLHAALASAELGQIAPLRCRLRAALGRWGVPELADTAELLLSELVTNALLHTSYGARIDVLLDVPIDGGRRLRVEIGDHSVQLPRPRGAGQGAGPAEDATSGRGLLLVEALADAWGVQLRGHGKITWFELTLP, encoded by the coding sequence ATGGACAGTCAAGCACGCTTCCCTGAAGGTGCGTTCAGGATCGAGGGGGGACGCCGGCTGCATGCCGCGCTGGCGTCGGCTGAGCTCGGCCAGATCGCGCCGCTGCGCTGCCGGCTGCGGGCCGCGCTCGGCCGCTGGGGGGTCCCCGAACTGGCCGACACCGCTGAGCTGTTGCTCTCCGAGCTGGTCACCAACGCGCTGCTGCACACCTCTTACGGCGCGCGAATCGACGTGCTGTTGGACGTGCCGATCGACGGTGGGCGACGCCTGCGGGTGGAGATCGGCGACCACAGCGTGCAGCTGCCGCGACCGCGCGGGGCCGGCCAGGGCGCCGGGCCCGCCGAGGACGCGACCTCGGGTCGGGGGTTGCTGCTGGTCGAGGCGCTGGCCGATGCCTGGGGCGTCCAGCTGCGCGGTCACGGGAAGATCACCTGGTTCGAGCTCACCCTGCCGTAG
- a CDS encoding carbonic anhydrase, whose product MVSRRAVLGRAVLGAGALGVLPGARAGDLPAARAAGVGRPGSAAEALRRLRDGNDNWVANRARHPDASLPRRQDLADGQAPFAVVFSCIDSRVPPELVFDQGLGDLLVVRTAAHTLDRLVTGSLEYGPAELATPLLVVLGHQRCGAVTAAVRAFEAGEPLPGHLADVAQDLRAPYEAVASEVAASEAAPGGLVEAVVREQTRQVVEQLRADRLLAPLVGEGRLLVCGAYYSLDTGTVGFAG is encoded by the coding sequence ATGGTGAGCCGGCGTGCGGTGCTGGGGCGTGCGGTGCTGGGTGCGGGAGCGCTGGGGGTGCTGCCCGGGGCCCGGGCCGGTGACCTGCCGGCTGCGCGGGCGGCGGGCGTCGGGCGACCGGGCAGCGCCGCCGAGGCGCTGCGGCGGTTGCGCGACGGCAACGACAACTGGGTGGCCAATCGCGCCCGCCACCCCGACGCCTCGCTGCCGCGCCGCCAGGACCTGGCCGACGGGCAGGCCCCGTTCGCCGTGGTCTTCTCCTGCATCGACTCCCGCGTCCCGCCCGAGCTGGTCTTCGACCAGGGCCTCGGCGACCTGCTGGTGGTCCGCACCGCCGCGCACACGCTGGACCGGCTGGTCACCGGCAGCCTGGAGTACGGCCCGGCCGAGCTGGCCACCCCGCTGCTGGTGGTCCTCGGCCACCAGCGCTGCGGGGCGGTGACCGCCGCCGTCCGGGCCTTCGAGGCCGGTGAGCCGCTGCCGGGGCACCTCGCCGACGTGGCGCAGGACCTGCGCGCGCCGTACGAGGCGGTGGCGTCCGAGGTGGCGGCGTCCGAGGCCGCGCCGGGCGGGCTGGTGGAGGCCGTGGTCCGCGAGCAGACCCGGCAGGTGGTGGAGCAGCTGCGGGCCGACCGGCTGCTCGCGCCGCTGGTGGGGGAGGGGCGGCTGCTGGTGTGCGGGGCGTACTACTCGCTGGACACCGGGACGGTGGGTTTCGCCGGCTGA